A segment of the Flavobacterium azooxidireducens genome:
ATTTTATAGCAAAAGCAGAAGAAACATCTGAAACAGTTGTAGAAAATGTAGAAGAAACAGTGGAAGAGGTAAAAGAAAAAGCTACAGAAGTTGCAGTAGAAGCAACTGAAAAAGTAGAAGAAGTTGTTGAAACTTTTGAAGAAAAAGCAGAAGAAGTTTCGGAAGATTTAGAAGAAAAAGTAGATGAAATTAAGCGTGCAGCAGACGAAAATGCTGACTAAATTTTAAGTTTTCTTTAAAAGGATTCCTTTATTAAAAATTATACCTTTGCAACTCTTAAATCACTAAATGATTTGAGAGTTTTTTTATGGATTTAATTGTTGTAAACACTGATTACGTAACAAAATATTGGGATTATTTTACCAAGGTTTTGATGGAATATTCGCCAAGATTAATTTCTGCCACTATAATTTTAGTCATTGGTTGGACGGCTATTCGCTTGATTAAAAAATTAATCATGAGCATCATGACAAAGCGGGATATGGAACCAACTTTGTCAAAATTTTTAGCTGATATTTTAATTTGGACATTAAAAATTCTACTTTTTGTAACCGTAATATCGAGGCTTGGGGTTGAAAATTCCTCTTTTGTGGCGATAATTGGTGCAGCTGGTCTTGCAATTGGTTTATCCTTACAAGGTTCGTTGTCTAATTTTGCAGGTGGTGTTTTAATCATCATGTTCAAACCGTTTAAAGTAGGCGATTTTATTGAGGCACAAGGTGTTTCGGGAACTGTGAAACAAATTCAAATTTTTGTTACTCAATTAGCAACGGTTGATAATCAAATTATATTTGTGCCCAATGGAGCTTTATCAAATGGCACAATTATCAACTATTCTTATGCTACAACTCGAAGAGCCAATTTAGTAATAGGTATTAGTTATGGTTCTGATATTAAAAAGGCGAAACAAATTGCGATGGAAGTGATGGAAAATCATCCTTCTGTTTTAAAAGACCCTGCTCCTGTAGTTTTGGTAAGTGATTT
Coding sequences within it:
- a CDS encoding mechanosensitive ion channel family protein, which gives rise to MDLIVVNTDYVTKYWDYFTKVLMEYSPRLISATIILVIGWTAIRLIKKLIMSIMTKRDMEPTLSKFLADILIWTLKILLFVTVISRLGVENSSFVAIIGAAGLAIGLSLQGSLSNFAGGVLIIMFKPFKVGDFIEAQGVSGTVKQIQIFVTQLATVDNQIIFVPNGALSNGTIINYSYATTRRANLVIGISYGSDIKKAKQIAMEVMENHPSVLKDPAPVVLVSDLADSSINLAVRPWANLPDFFVMRSDILEQVKLRFDENGIEIPFPQRDIHIKEALPKKS